The following are encoded together in the Chanodichthys erythropterus isolate Z2021 chromosome 16, ASM2448905v1, whole genome shotgun sequence genome:
- the LOC137003126 gene encoding cerebellin-2-like, translating into MWFLFTVLMLNVWAIPADNVLEELEKLKARLKSMENEIKRLTTENEAPKVAFSASLLTSLGPQSVGPFSGDFHTLIYKHVFLNIGDAYNADTGIFTAPVRGVYVFRVFSKAFGDPEKTLTAGLFKNDQHIMSTHGHQQSGFISSSNGVSLLLEEGDEMKVNLYPDQWIFDDGRHHHSSFSGHLLFTM; encoded by the exons ATGTGGTTTCTTTTTACAGTTTTAATGCTTAATGTGTGGGCTATACCAGCAGACAATGTGCTTGAAGAACTGGAGAAGCTGAAAGCAAGGTTGAAATCTATGGAGAATGAAATCAAACGACTAACAACAGAGAATGAAG CTCCTAAAGTGGCTTTCTCAGCCTCTCTGTTGACCTCTCTTGGACCACAAAGTGTTGGACCATTTTCTGGTGATTTTCACACCCTGATTTACAAACATGTCTTCCTCAACATTGGAGATGCCTATAATGCAGATACAG GAATCTTCACAGCACCTGTGAGGGGAGTGTACGTGTTCAGGGTTTTCTCAAAGGCTTTTGGAGATCCAGAGAAAACCCTTACCGCAGGCctgtttaaaaatgaccagCATATCATGTCTACACATGGACACCAACAAAGTGGTTTTATCAGTTCTTCAAATGGAGTCTCTCTGCTGCTAGAAGAAGGGGATGAAATGAAGGTAAATCTCTATCCTGACCAGTGGATTTTTGATGATGGACGACACCATCACAGCTCCTTCAGTGGACATCTGCTCTTCACCATGTGA
- the cbln10 gene encoding cerebellin 10, producing MLILITVLMLNVWAIPADDLFLPNINILEELGKMKIMETRMESMEKEMERIRTENTAHTKKLEEFHVTMNDRKIKMDDLIKQNEAQAKELDTLRGTTNDVNIKMDDLIKQNEVSKVAFSVSLSSSNGPNSTLQTLIYKHIFLNNGDAYDANTGIFTAPMKGVYVFRVFSKAHGSSDKAVVAGLFRNGQHEISTYARQNGGFIGSSNGVSLLLEKGDKICVNLYPGYWIFDNEHHHSTFSGHLLFPM from the exons ATGTTGATTCTTATAACAGTTTTAATGCTCAATGTCTGGGCTATACCGgcagatgatttatttttaccaAACATAAACATCCTTGAAGAACTGGGGAAGATGAAGATCATGGAAACAAGGATGGAATCTATGGAGAAGGAAATGGAGCGAATAAGAACAGAAAACACAG caCACACAAAGAAGCTGGAAGAGTTTCATGTTACAATGAATGACAGAAAGATCAAAATGGATGATCTAATTAAACAAAATGAAG CTCAAGCAAAGGAACTGGACACCTTGCGTGGAACAACAAATGACGTAAACATAAAAATGGATGatctaataaaacaaaatgaag TTTCAAAAGTGGCTTTCTCAGTTTCTCTGTCGTCCTCTAATGGACCAAACAGCACTTTACAAACCCTGATTTACAAACACATCTTCCTCAATAATGGAGACGCCTATGATGCAAATACAG GAATCTTCACAGCACCCATGAAGGGAGTGTATGTATTCAGGGTTTTCTCTAAGGCCCATGGAAGTTCAGATAAAGCGGTTGTCGCAGGCTTGTTTAGGAACGGCCAGCATGAAATTTCTACATATGCACGTCAAAACGGTGGCTTTATCGGCTCTTCAAATGGAGTTTCTCTGCTGCTGGAAAAGGGGGATAAAATATGCGTAAATCTCTATCCTGGATATTGGATTTTTGACAATGAACACCATCACAGCACCTTTAGTGGACATCTGCTTTTCCCCATGTGA
- the LOC137003125 gene encoding cerebellin-2-like, which translates to MLILIAVVMLNVWAIPADDVLSPNINILEELGKMEARMKSMEKEMEQLRTQNTERMKVAFSASLSASSDRKYYGPHAEETTLVYENAYTNIGNAYDINTGIFTAPVKGVYFFNFVVFNPYALSTGVRLLKNGNFVVAASDNPPGQDTEDTTCNSVTLLLEKGDQIYLQLLNQCRIYTDLWKRNTFSGHLLFTI; encoded by the exons ATGTTGATTCTTATTGCAGTTGTAATGCTCAATGTGTGGGCTATACCAGCAGATGATGTGCTTTCACCAAACATAAACATCCTTGAAGAACTGGGGAAGATGGAAGCAAGGATGAAATCTATGGAGAAGGAAATGGAGCAACTAAGAACACAAAACACAG AAAGAATGAAAGTAGCCTTTTCAGCCTCCCTGTCAGCTTCATCAGACCGCAAATATTATGGCCCTCATGCAGAAGAAACCACTCTTGTGTATGAAAATGCATATACTAACATTGGAAATGCTTATGACATCAATACAG GAATCTTCACTGCACCAGTAAAAGGAGTTTATTTCTTCAACTTTGTGGTCTTCAATCCTTATGCCCTATCAACCGGTGTGAGACTGCTAAAGAACGGCAATTTTGTGGTTGCAGCATCAGATAACCCTCCCGGTCAAGACACCGAGGACACTACGTGCAACTCTGTCACTCTTCTTTTGGAAAAAGGGGACCAGATATATCTTCAACTCTTAAATCAGTGTCGTATCTACACAGATTTGTGGAAACGAAACACCTTCAGTGGACATCTTCTTTTTACTATTTAA